The Salvia miltiorrhiza cultivar Shanhuang (shh) chromosome 1, IMPLAD_Smil_shh, whole genome shotgun sequence genome has a window encoding:
- the LOC130999055 gene encoding probable glutathione peroxidase 5 isoform X2 codes for MGNSSSSITEGSIHDFVVKDTKDQDVSLDIFKGKVLLVVNVASQCGYTNSNYTELSELYAQFKDKGFEILAFPCNQFLKQEPGSSQEAEQFACTRFNAEFPIFHKVKVNGPNAAPVYKFLKSNKKGHCGSSIKWNFTKFLVDRDGHVIKRYGTSTSPLAIAGDIKKALELEET; via the exons ATGGGGAATTCTTCTTCATCAATCACAGAGGGATCCATCCACGATTTCGTCGTCAAG GACACCAAAGATCAAGATGTGAGCCTCGATATATTTAAGGGGAAGGTGTTGCTTGTTGTCAATGTCGCCTCGCAATG TGGCTACACAAACTCGAATTACACAGAGTTATCTGAGCTCTATGCTCAATTCAAGGACAAGG GTTTCGAGATATTAGCATTTCCATGCAACCAGTTCTTGAAGCAGGAACCTGGATCAAGCCAAGAAGCAGAGCAATTTGCATGCACAAGATTCAACGCTGAGTTTCCCATCTTTCACAAG GTGAAAGTGAACGGACCAAATGCAGCACCAGTTTATAAGTTCctgaaatcaaataaaaaaggaCATTGTGGGAGTAGCATCAAATGGAATTTCACCAAGTTTCTGGTTGACAGAGATGGACATGTCATCAAACGTTATGGAACATCCACCTCCCCATTGGCTATAGCA GGTGACATAAAAAAGGCTTTGGAATTGGAAGAGACCTAA
- the LOC130999055 gene encoding probable glutathione peroxidase 5 isoform X1, translating into MGNSSSSITEGSIHDFVVKDTKDQDVSLDIFKGKVLLVVNVASQCGYTNSNYTELSELYAQFKDKGFEILAFPCNQFLKQEPGSSQEAEQFACTRFNAEFPIFHKVKVNGPNAAPVYKFLKSNKKGHCGSSIKWNFTKFLVDRDGHVIKRYGTSTSPLAIAVSFSHTPLISHTHLFIYSHCQFMCCIAG; encoded by the exons ATGGGGAATTCTTCTTCATCAATCACAGAGGGATCCATCCACGATTTCGTCGTCAAG GACACCAAAGATCAAGATGTGAGCCTCGATATATTTAAGGGGAAGGTGTTGCTTGTTGTCAATGTCGCCTCGCAATG TGGCTACACAAACTCGAATTACACAGAGTTATCTGAGCTCTATGCTCAATTCAAGGACAAGG GTTTCGAGATATTAGCATTTCCATGCAACCAGTTCTTGAAGCAGGAACCTGGATCAAGCCAAGAAGCAGAGCAATTTGCATGCACAAGATTCAACGCTGAGTTTCCCATCTTTCACAAG GTGAAAGTGAACGGACCAAATGCAGCACCAGTTTATAAGTTCctgaaatcaaataaaaaaggaCATTGTGGGAGTAGCATCAAATGGAATTTCACCAAGTTTCTGGTTGACAGAGATGGACATGTCATCAAACGTTATGGAACATCCACCTCCCCATTGGCTATAGCAGTCTCTTTCTCACACACACCTCTCATTTCTCATACACACCTATTCATATATTCACACTGCCAGTTTATGTGTTGCATTGCAGGGTGA
- the LOC130999066 gene encoding DNA-directed RNA polymerases IV and V subunit 2-like, with amino-acid sequence MDGWDFIEEAGPSTSSIKEKFSNGSRQMEFDDDIDFNYSDSEDELDCALQEVDKGFLKGFCKKASTAFFEQYGLISHQINSYNDFVKYGIQQVFDSVGEIMIEPGYDPSKRGDGEWRRATLKFGKVTLDRPTFWTGEKFSLADGAKEYLELLPRHAHLQNMTYSSRIKVQTHLQVYTEGLSRSDKFKTGVDKVVEKTMLNEYQTDVNFGRLPVMVKSDLCWMSRHEPNGEEKRDCEFDQGGYFVIKGAEKTFIAQEQICLKRLWVAKDPTWTIAYRPVSKRKRVYVKLVPKVEHLIAGDKILTAYFYVTEVPVWLLFFALDVQNDRDVVELIGLDTDEDSAISNTLVPSIYDADKKFDGFRKAGSAREHIKKLMQECNFPPTETVDHLIDTYFFPNLSSRRQKAAFLAYMVKCLLEAYRGRRKVDNRDDLRNKRVELAGELLERELRVHIKHAERRMVKAIQRDLYKDREVQTIDHYLDASIITNGLSRAFSTGAWVHPYKRMERISGVVANLRRTNPLQAVCDMRKTRQQVSYTGRVGDARYPHPSHWGKVCFLSTPDGENCGLVKNLASLGLVSTNILEHEGILKKFYECGMENLVDDGSCLLDGKHKVFLDGDWVGVCKDSSSFVAKLRRKRRKMEVPHQIEIKRDKHQGEVRIFADAGRILRPLFVVQNLKKIKDLKGDFLFQSLLDNGVVEFIGPEEEEDCQTAWGIDYLFTAELDNPPVKYTHCEFDSSFLLGISCGIIPFANHDHARRVLYQSAKHSQQAIGYSTTNPSIRVDTNSHQLYYPQRSLFRTMLSDCLGKSRYSGHHKGMMPRPDFFNGQCAIVAVNVHLGYNQEDSLVMNRASLERGMFRTEHVRSYKAEVENSEAVGKRPKTDELVTFGKLQSKIGRVDSLDDDGFPFIGANLQTGDIVIGKHAASGVDHSIKLKHTERGMVQKVVLSANDEGKNFAVVSLRQVRAPCLGDKFSSMHGQKGVLGFLESQENFPFTRKGIVPDIVINPHAFPSRQTPGQLLEAALGKGIALGGGLKYATPFSTPSVEDITAQLHRLGYSRWGGERVYDGRTGEKVESLIFMGPTFYQRLTHMAEDKVKFRNTGPVHPLTRQPVADRKRFGGIKFGEMERDCLIAHGAAANLHERLFTLSDSSQMHICRKCKNVANVIQRSVLGGRKVRGPYCRFCESVEGVVRVNVPYGAKLLCQELFSMGISLKFETELC; translated from the exons ATGGATGGGTGGGATTTTATAGAAGAAGCAGGACCTAGCACTAGCAGCATCAAGGAGAAGTTTTCTAATGGCTCGAGACAAATGGAATTTGATGATGATATAGACTTCAACTATTCTGATTCTGAAGATGAGTTGGACTGTGCCCTGCAAGAAGTGGATAAAGGCTTCTTGAAAGGTTTCTGTAAGAAGGCTTCAACAGCGTTTTTTGAGCAATATGGTTTAATTAGCCACCAGATCAATTCTTACAATGACTTTGTTAAGTATGGGATCCAACAAGTCTTTGACTCTGTTGGGGAGATTATGATTGAACCTGGATATGATCCTTCGAAAAGGGGAGATGGTGAGTGGAGGCGTGCAACTCTCAAGTTTGGAAAAGTTACACTTGACCGCCCAACATTCTGGACTGGTGAAAAATTTTCATTGGCTGACGGTGCTAAAGAGTATTTGGAGCTTTTGCCCAGGCATGCTCATCTTCAAAACATGACCTATTCATCCAGGATCAAAGTTCAGACTCATCTTCAG GTGTACACAGAAGGTCTCTCCAGAAGTGATAAATTCAAAACTGGTGTAGATAAAGTTGTTGAGAAGACAATGTTGAATGAGTATCAGACTGATGTTAACTTTGGGAGACTTCCTGTCATGGTGAAATCGGACTTGTGCTGGATGAGTAGACATGAGCCTAATGGTGAAGAAAAAAGAGATTGTGAATTTGATCAAGGAGGTTATTTTGTTATCAAGGGTGCTGAGAAG ACGTTCATTGCTCAGGAGCAAATATGCCTTAAAAGGCTGTGGGTGGCTAAAGATCCTACCTGGACCATTGCATATCGTCCAGTCTCAAAAAGGAAACGAGTGTATGTAAAGTTAGTTCCAAAAGTGGAGCATTTGATAGCTGGAGACAAGATCCTTACTGCCTACTTCTATGTCACGGAGGTTCCTGTCTGGCTTCTGTTCTTTGCTTTGGATGTTCAAAATGATAGAGACGTGGTCGAGCTGATTGGTCTGGACACTGACGAGGACTCTGCAATCTCAAATACTCTCGTGCCGTCGATATATGATGCTGATAAGAAATTTGACGGTTTCCGTAAGGCAGGCAGTGCAAGAGAGCATATCAAGAAACTAATGCAGGAATGCAACTTTCCACCTACAGAAACAGTGGATCATTTAATCGATACCTACTTCTTTCCCAATCTTAGTAGCCGGCGGCAGAAGGCTGCTTTTCTTGCATATATGGTCAAGTGCTTGCTGGAGGCTTACAGAGGGCGCCGCAAAGTTGACAACAGAGATGATCTTAGAAACAAAAGGGTGGAGTTGGCAGGTGAACTGCTAGAACGAGAGTTAAGGGTTCATATTAAACATGCGGAGAGGCGAATGGTTAAAGCCATACAGAGAGACCTTTACAAAGATAGGGAGGTGCAGACCATCGACCACTACTTGGATGCCTCAATCATCACTAATGGTCTTTCCAGGGCCTTCTCAACTGGAGCTTGGGTGCACCCTTACAAGAGAATGGAAAGAATTTCTGGTGTAGTTGCTAATCTCAGACGGACAAATCCATTGCAGGCAGTATGTGATATGAGGAAAACTCGGCAGCAGGTCTCATACACAGGCAGGGTTGGTGATGCTAGATACCC GCATCCATCTCATTGGGGTAAGGTCTGCTTTCTCTCTACACCAGATGGAGAAAATTGTGGTCTGGTTAAGAATCTGGCTAGCCTGGGTCTCGTCAGTACTAATATCCTGGAACATGAAGGCATTCTTAAAAAATTTTATGAGTGTGGAATGGAGAATTTGGTTGATGATGGTTCTTGTTTACTTGATGGAAAGCACAAAGTTTTTCTGGATGGAGATTGGGTTGGAGTGTGCAAAGATTCTTCATCATTTGTTGCTAAGCTGAGACGCAAGCGTCGCAAAATGGAAGTACCTCATCAG ATTGAGATCAAAAGAGACAAACATCAGGGTGAAGTGCGTATATTTGCTGATGCTGGAAGGATACTGCGCCCTCTCTTTGTAGTCCAGAACTTGAAGAAGATAAAAGACTTGAAAGGAGATTTTTTGTTTCAATCTCTACTGGATAATGGCGTAGTCGAGTTCATAGGACCTGAAGAGGAAGAAGATTGTCAAACTGCATGGGGGATTGACTACCTGTTCACTGCCGAACTAGATAACCCCCCTGTGAAGTATACCCACTGTGAGTTTGATAGTTCATTCCTGCTTGGTATAAGCTGTGGGATAATCCCTTTTGCCAACCATGATCACGCTAGGAGAGTCCTTTACCAGTCTGCTAAGCACTCCCAGCAAGCCATAGGGTATTCAACCACCAATCCTAGCATTAGAGTTGATACAAACTCCCATCAGCTATACTATCCCCAGAGGTCTCTTTTCCGAACTATGCTTTCAGATTGCCTTGGGAAGTCGAGGTATTCTGGACACCACAAAGGAATGATGCCACGGCCTGACTTCTTCAATGGCCAGTGTGCTATTGTGGCTGTCAATGTCCATCTTGGGTACAATCAAGAAGACTCCCTTGTGATGAACCGTGCTTCTTTAGAGCGTGGCATGTTCAGAACTGAACATGTAAGGAGTTATAAGGCTGAAGTTGAAAATTCAGAAGCGGTGGGGAAAAGGCCCAAGACTGATGAGCTTGTTACTTTCGGGAAGCTGCAAAGCAAGATTGGGCGTGTTGACAGTCTTGATGATGATGGCTTTCCCTTTATTGGAGCAAATCTCCAAACTGGTGACATAGTCATTGGTAAGCATGCTGCTTCTGGGGTTGATCATAGCATCAAGCTCAAGCATACTGAAAGGGGCATGGTTCAAAAGGTTGTGCTGTCAGCCAATGATGAAGGAAAAAACTTTGCAGTTGTATCTTTGAGACag GTTCGGGCTCCATGCCTGGGGGACAAGTTTTCAAGCATGCACGGGCAGAAGGGTGTTCTGGGGTTTCTGGAGTCTCAGGAGAACTTTCCTTTTACCAGAAAAGGAATAGTTCCAGATATTGTAATAAACCCACATGCATTTCCTTCACGTCAAACACCCGGACAACTTTTGGAGGCTGCCCTAGGCAAAGGGATTGCACTTGGAGGTGGACTAAAATATGCAACCCCATTTTCTACTCCATCTGTTGAAGATATAACAGCCCAACTTCACAG GCTCGGATATTCCAGATGGGGAGGGGAAAGAGTTTATGATGGTCGCACGGGTGAAAAGGTCGAGTCTCTCATCTTTATGGGGCCAACATTCTACCAGCGTCTCACGCATATGGCTGAGGACAAAGTGAAGTTCAGAAATACAGGACCGGTCCACCCTCTTACTCGTCAGCCCGTGGCTGACAGGAAACGCTTTGGGGGAATCAAATTTGGTGAGATGGAGCGAGATTGCCTTATAGCCCATGGTGCAGCAGCCAACCTGCACGAGCGTCTGTTCACCCTCAGTGATTCGTCTCAGATGCACATATGCAGGAAGTGCAAGAACGTGGCCAATGTGATCCAGCGATCGGTGCTTGGTGGTCGGAAGGTCCGTGGTCCATACTGTCGATTCTGCGAGTCCGTGGAAGGTGTGGTGAGGGTGAATGTGCCTTATGGGGCTAAGTTGCTCTGCCAGGAACTCTTCAGCATGGGGATTTCACTCAAGTTTGAGACTGAATTGTGCTGA
- the LOC131010776 gene encoding glycine-rich RNA-binding protein GRP1A-like has protein sequence MGGKGGGGGGKGGGSGGGGAKGGGGAGAGAKGGGLAAKGGGGGGSSGTMKAPGGGGESISRAGFESNPQAYFSGLHAADKASK, from the coding sequence ATGGGTGGAAAaggaggtggcggtggtggaaAAGGAGGAGGCAGCGGTGGCGGAGGAGCAAAAGGCGGTGGAGGTGCAGGTGCAGGTGCTAAAGGTGGTGGGTTGGCTGCTaaaggaggcggcggcggcggttctTCGGGGACAATGAAGGCGCCGGGAGGAGGCGGAGAATCCATTTCAAGGGCTGGATTTGAGAGCAACCCTCAAGCCTACTTTTCTGGGCTGCATGCTGCTGATAAAGCatctaaataa
- the LOC130999077 gene encoding probable aspartic proteinase GIP1 — protein sequence MSTPLIATTLLVVANLISFQSCWAESATLFSPIRKDESSNLYSMLIYMKTPLQASQLHLDLGSFLPWYDCSRHYKSSSYAPVIYNSSLCIDLHTNVYGNCFDKPRPGCANDTCFDFPQNPVTLKGGMGSIITDKFTLPSINTNTNTSPLQIVLSCTFPNKYSKIYRGLAKGSAGLASLGRFNYSLSALIARGSNSPWIFALCLPNSSNSTGIALFNSAGPYNFSPRIDVSKLLSYTPLILAAKGAETDTMYWYKSPEYYVGLYSFRVGGKVVNLNQTLLALDDLGRGGAKISSSRPYSVLQSSIYKALVDAFVKESASLNLTTSAPVGPFSVCFEADKVPTTSVGPVVPAIDLVFPRSKNFWRIHGSNSMVRMKNAWCLGFVDGGGEPRTSVVIGGHQIEDNLLQFDLERERLGFSSSLLLKSTTCASFDFKSNY from the coding sequence ATGTCAACCCCGCTTATTGCAACCACCTTACTAGTTGTTGCAAATTTAATTTCCTTCCAATCTTGTTGGGCTGAATCAGCAACCCTCTTCAGCCCCATAAGAAAAGATGAAAGCAGCAACTTATACAGCATGTTGATTTACATGAAAACCCCTCTACAGGCGTCGCAGCTCCACCTCGACTTAGGCTCCTTCCTGCCGTGGTACGACTGCAGCCGCCACTACAAGTCGTCGTCGTACGCTCCCGTCATCTACAACTCCTCGCTCTGCATCGATCTCCACACCAACGTCTACGGCAATTGTTTCGACAAACCGCGCCCCGGTTGTGCCAACGACACTTGCTTCGATTTCCCGCAGAACCCGGTCACGCTCAAGGGCGGAATGGGCAGTATCATCACCGACAAATTCACACTCCCATCCATCAACACCAACACCAACACCTCACCCCTGCAGATAGTGCTTTCCTGCACCTTCCCCAATAAGTACTCCAAGATCTATCGAGGTCTTGCCAAAGGCTCAGCCGGTTTAGCATCTCTAGGCCGCTTCAACTATTCCCTTTCTGCCCTCATCGCCCGAGGCTCCAATTCCCCATGGATTTTCGCCCTTTGTCTCCCAAATTCATCAAATTCAACTGGCATTGCTCTCTTCAATTCAGCGGGGCCTTACAATTTCTCTCCCAGAATCGACGTTTCAAAGCTGCTTTCTTACACTCCGTTAATCTTGGCTGCCAAAGGAGCCGAGACAGATACTATGTACTGGTACAAATCGCCGGAGTATTACGTGGGGCTATATTCATTCCGGGTCGGGGGCAAAGTCGTAAATTTGAATCAAACCCTTCTAGCCCTCGACGATCTCGGGCGCGGTGGGGCCAAGATCAGCAGCTCGAGGCCGTATTCCGTGCTGCAGAGCTCAATCTATAAGGCGTTGGTGGATGCGTTCGTTAAGGAATCTGCTAGCCTAAACCTCACCACATCCGCACCGGTGGGGCCCTTTAGTGTGTGCTTTGAAGCGGATAAGGTTCCGACCACGAGCGTCGGGCCGGTTGTTCCAGCCATCGATCTCGTTTTCCCGAGAAGCAAGAATTTTTGGAGAATTCATGGGTCGAATTCGATGGTGAGGATGAAGAATGCGTGGTGTTTGGGTTTCGTGGACGGCGGTGGGGAACCGAGGACGTCGGTTGTGATAGGTGGGCATCAGATTGAGGATAATTTGTTGCAGTTTgatttggagagagagaggttgggATTTAGTTCGTCGCTGCTTCTGAAAAGCACTACATGCGCCAGTTTCGACTTCAAAAGCAATTACTag
- the LOC130999085 gene encoding probable aspartic proteinase GIP2, which produces MAYSLPLFLTSLLLAISICHAQTSFRPRALVVPVRKDASTQQYVTTIQQRTPLVPVNLVVHLGGQYLWVDCDNGYVSSTYRPARCRSAQCSLANANGCGDCFSGPRPGCNNNTCGVTPDNPFIQLATGGELAEDVVSARSTDGSNPGRAAVAPRFLFACAPTFLLRGLASGATGLAGLGRARIGMPSLFAAAFSFRRKFAVCLSSSTSANGVIFFGDGPYNFIRVPAPLNPAASLAFTPLFVNPVSTAGAFSQGEASTEYFIKINSINVNNSPVAINTTLLDIDGEGNGGTKISTVNQYTILETSIYRAVVDAFSRATAGIRRAAAVAPFELCYDRGSVGSTRVGPGVPNIDLVLQGQNAVWTWTGSNSMVSVNDDVLCLAVVNGGANPRTAVVIGGHQIEDNLLQFDLAASRLGFSNTLLGRQTTCANFNFTSTA; this is translated from the coding sequence ATGGCATACTCTCTTCCATTATTTCTCACATCTTTACTCTTAGCGATCTCAATTTGTCACGCCCAAACCTCGTTTCGACCACGTGCACTTGTTGTTCCCGTTAGAAAAGATGCTTCCACTCAACAATATGTCACCACAATCCAGCAACGGACGCCGCTAGTCCCCGTCAACCTCGTCGTCCACCTCGGCGGCCAGTACTTGTGGGTCGATTGCGATAACGGCTACGTGTCGTCCACCTATAGGCCGGCACGTTGCCGGTCTGCTCAATGCTCCTTGGCCAATGCAAACGGATGCGGGGATTGTTTCAGCGGCCCCCGCCCCGGGTGCAACAACAACACCTGCGGGGTGACCCCCGACAACCCCTTTATCCAGTTGGCCACGGGCGGGGAGCTGGCCGAGGATGTCGTCTCGGCCCGGTCAACCGACGGATCGAACCCGGGCCGGGCCGCTGTGGCCCCCCGATTCCTGTTTGCGTGCGCGCCAACGTTCCTCCTCCGCGGTTTAGCTAGCGGGGCCACCGGCTTGGCGGGCCTGGGCCGGGCCCGCATCGGGATGCCGTCGCTATTTGCCGCCGCTTTCAGCTTCCGTCGCAAATTCGCGGTGTGCCTGTCGTCCTCGACTAGCGCCAACGGCGTCATTTTCTTCGGCGACGGCCCGTACAACTTCATCCGCGTCCCGGCGCCCCTCAACCCCGCCGCCTCCCTGGCCTTCACGCCGCTCTTTGTGAACCCCGTGAGCACGGCGGGGGCGTTCTCGCAGGGCGAAGCTTCGACGGAGTACTTCATCAAGATCAACTCCATCAACGTGAACAACAGCCCCGTCGCGATCAACACCACTCTCCTCGACATCGACGGCGAAGGCAACGGCGGCACCAAAATCAGCACCGTCAATCAGTACACTATTCTGGAGACCTCCATCTACAGAGCAGTCGTGGATGCGTTCTCCCGAGCCACAGCCGGAATCCGGCGCGCCGCAGCGGTGGCGCCGTTCGAGCTCTGCTACGACAGGGGCAGCGTGGGGAGCACGAGGGTGGGGCCCGGGGTGCCGAACATCGACCTCGTGCTGCAGGGGCAGAACGCGGTGTGGACGTGGACGGGATCCAACTCAATGGTTTCGGTAAACGACGACGTTTTGTGCCTGGCGGTCGTCAACGGCGGAGCGAATCCGAGAACCGCCGTGGTGATCGGTGGGCATCAGATCGAAGACAATCTGTTGCAGTTCGATTTGGCGGCGTCGAGGTTGGGATTTAGTAACACGCTTTTGGGCCGCCAAACTACGTGTGCTAACTTCAACTTCACGTCCACTGCTTAA